The Caulobacter sp. 73W region CAGTACCGCAACTATGGCCGCGGCCGGGCGATGACGGCGGCCCGGCACCAGGTGCGGCTGAAGCTTCGCCAGAAAGCCCCGCTGCTGGTGGCGCCCAGCGTGGCGGCGGCGATCATCGCCCCCGCCCTGTGGCCGGTCGCGCCTGTCGCGGCGGCCCTGCTGGCGCTCCCCGCCCTCGCCTGGGCCGGGCTTTGCCTCGGGCTGGGCCTGCTTGTCGGCGCCAAGGCCGGCAAGCGTTGCGCCCTGTTGTCGGGCGTGGCGGCCATGATCATGCACCTGGGATGGTCGATCGGGTTCTGGGGCGAGCGGCTGTCGGCGACCCTGCAGCCGCCAAGATTGCCCCTGTCTCCCGAAGCCGAGGCGGCGGGCGCCTGAGCGAAAAAGGGAGCGCCGGGCCGCAGAAGCCTTGATCACAGCGCCGCTTGGCGACATCAGGGGAAGCCCTGCCGGCTCGCCCGGCCCAATCACGGACGAGATGATGAGCACCGGTCTTGAGGCCTATCTTAGCAGCCAAGGCGCCAGCCAGAGCCTGAGCGAGCTGATCGAGGCCACGGCCAAGTCCTGCGTCTCCATCGCCGATCTCGTGCGGTTCGGCGCGGCCGGCGATCTGGCCTCGGCGTCCGGCGCCGAGAACGTCCAGGGCGAGGTGCAGAAGAAGCTCGACATCCTGGCCAACGACATCCTGCTGCGCGACTGCGCCGAGGCTTCGGGTCTCAAGGCCATGGCCTCCGAAGAGATGGACGATGTGGTGCCGGTGCGCGACCTGGGCGGCGAAGGCTGGCTGCTGCTGTTCGATCCGCTGGACGGCTCCAGCAACATCGACGTCAACGTGTCGATCGGCACGATCTTCTCGATTCTGCCGGCTCCGAACGGCGAAGCTCGCCCCGCGACGGAAGCCGACTTCCTGCAGACCGGACGCGCCCAGGCGGCGGCCGGCTATGTGGTCTATGGTCCGCAGACCACCCTGGTGCTGACCATCAAGGACGCCCCCGCCGTCTTCACCCTGGCGGCCGACGGAACCTGG contains the following coding sequences:
- a CDS encoding class 1 fructose-bisphosphatase is translated as MSTGLEAYLSSQGASQSLSELIEATAKSCVSIADLVRFGAAGDLASASGAENVQGEVQKKLDILANDILLRDCAEASGLKAMASEEMDDVVPVRDLGGEGWLLLFDPLDGSSNIDVNVSIGTIFSILPAPNGEARPATEADFLQTGRAQAAAGYVVYGPQTTLVLTIKDAPAVFTLAADGTWTPAEATMSIPAQAKEFAINASNLRHWSAPMRAHVEGWIAGADGPRGRDFNMRWIASMVADVHRVLTRGGVFLYPWDKRMGDKAGKLRLLYEANPMSLLVERAGGASFDGEGSILDTKVTSLHQRVPVMMGARDEITALAEAGVGAKT